GAAGTAAAATTTTCTGAAATAGAAAAAAATGAATTTGAAAATAAATGCAAAGGCAACTCACTTGAAAGCCGCATTTATCAAAACATTCGTGAGATACTTTCCAATTCGGAAAATCAAAAGGAAATATTAAATCAATACCCTGATAAAAATTTAAAACGCCGGAACACAGGCTACGCAATCGATTTGCTTATGGATTGCGAACCGTTTACAAATGGTGGAGAGAAATTTAATTTCTGTAAACTCATTGCAGGTTCTGAAGGAACGCTTGCTTTCATTACTGAAATAAAATTAAATCTTGTTCCGCTTCCGCCAAAAGAAAAAGCTTTGGTTTGCATTCACTTGAAAAGTGTTGAAGAATCGCTGCATGCAAACCTTATCGCATTAAAACATAATCCCGTTTCAATTGAATTGATGGACAAAGCCATCATGGATTTAACGAAAGAAAATATCACACAAAATAAAAATCGGTTTTTTGTAAAAGGTGATCCCGGCGCGATTCTGATTGTTGAATTTGCTGAAGAACAAAAAGAGGTCTATTTAGAAAAAGCAAAGGCAATGGAAGAGGAAATGAAAGCTACAGGTTACGGTTTTCATTTTCCTGTTGTTACCGGAAGCGATATTAAAAAAGTTTGGGACCTTCGCAAAGCCGGACTGGGCGTGCTTTCCAACTATCCGGGTGATGCAAAACCGGTTTCACTGATTGAAGATACTGCAGTAAATCCGCAGTTTCTTCCTGCATACATTAAAGATATTGATGCAATGCTTGCAAGACATAAGCTTAATACGGTTTATTATGCGCACATTGCTACAGGCGAGCTTCACATCAAACCTGTGTTGAATTTGAAAGACCCGAAAGATGTTGAATTATTTCGCACAGTTGCTTTGGAAACAGCTCAGCTTGTGAAAAAATATAAAGGTTCATTAAGTGGTGAGCATGGTGATGGCAGACTGCGCGGCGAATTCATTCCCTTAATGATTGGCGAGCATAATTACAATTTACTAAAACAAATTAAAAAAACCTGGGACCCAGAAAATATTTTTAATCCCGGAAAAATTACCGACACGCCGAAAATGAATACCAGTCTGCGTTTCGAGAAGGGAGCAAAAGAAAAAGAAATAAAAACATTTTTCGATTTTTCGCACGACCATGGCATTCTTCGTGCTGTTGAAAAATGTAATGGTTCTGCCGACTGCCGCAAATCCAATATTATCGGGGGAACCATGTGCCCGAGTTACATGGCTACGAAAGATGAAAATAAATCAACACGCGCAAGAGCCAATATTTTAAGGGAATTCCTGACGCATTCGCAAAATAAAAATCCTTTCAGTCATAAAGAAATTTATGAAGTGATGGATTTGTGTCTTTCATGTAAAGGCTGCAAATCGGAATGCCCGTCGAATGTGGATATTACTAAATACAAAGCGGAATTCTTACAACATTATTACGATGAACATGGTGTTCCGTTTCGTTCAAAGATGATTGCCGACATCACGCGAACCAACAGTATTGGCGCTATTCTCCCATCGGTATTTAATTTCTTTGTAAAAAATAAATTCTTTTCAGGTGTTGCTAAAAGTGTTCTTGGATTTGCTCCAAAGCGCAGTATTCCTACATTATATAAAATTACGCTGCGAAATTGGTTTAAGAAATTTTCTTCAGAAAGAGATAACAACAAATTAAAAAATGGGAAAGTATTTTTATTTGCAGATGAATTCACAAACTATAACGATACTGAAATTGGAATTAAAGCAGTAGAGCTTCTCACCAGGCTTGGTTACCAGGTTGAACTACCAAATCATGTTCAAAGCGGAAGAACATATTTATCAAAAGGATTAGTAAGAAAAGCAAAAGAAATTGCAAATAAAAATGTAGAGTTGTTAAAAGATTTGGTTAATGATAACTCTCCGTTGATAGGCATAGAACCTTCGGGAATACTGACATTCCGTGATGAATACCCGGAACTTGTTGACGAGAATTTAAAAGAAGCTTCCAAAAAACTTTCAAAAAATTGTTTGATGTTTGATGAATTTATTGCTTCGGAATATGAGAAAGGTATAATCAGCAAAGACTTGTTCTCAAAAGAAATCAAAAGCATTAAATTACATGGGCATTGTCATCAGAAATCGCTGGCATCAACTGAACCTACGAAGAAAATGCTTGAGATTCCTGAAAATTATAAAGTGGATGAAATCAAATCGGGTTGTTGTGGAATGGCCGGGTCGTTTGGTTATGAAAAGGAACATTACGATGTTTCGATGAAAGTGGGCGAACTGGTTTTATTTCCGGAAATCAGAAAAACAAACGATGAGGTAATTATTGCTGCACCCGGCACCAGTTGCCGCCATCAGATAAAAGATGGAACAGGAAGAAAAGCATATCATCCCATTGAAATTTTATATGATGCATTAATAAATTAATAAAGTTTTTTGCGTATTAAAAAAAATTGTATATTTGCAGCGAAGAAAATACGGCGATACAGAAAGAGGGGACGAGAGTCCCCTCTTTCATTGACTTGAAAATACTGATGATTAAAGAAGAAAATATATCAAAACTTATTAACGGTAAGCTTTCCGGAAGCGATAAATTTTTGGTTTCGGTTAAAGTAAACCCGGGTAACAGAATTGTTGTTTATATCGATTCCGATACATCTGTTACCATAGATGATTGCGCTGGACTTAGCCGCTTTATTGAATCGCAGTACGATAGGGAAGCAGAAGATTATGAACTGGAAGTTTCATCGGCAGGATTAAGTCACCCGTTGATTCTGCAAAGACAGTACAAAAAAAATATTGGACGTAAAGTAAAAACAGTATTAAAAAACGGAACAGTAAGAAAAGGTATTATTAAAAATGTTTCCGATAATGATTTTGAATTACTTGAAGAAAACACAGTGAAAGAAAAAAATAAAAAAATAATAGTTGAAAATATTGTTTCCATAGCATTTTCGGATGTGAAGGAAACCAAACTTATCATTAACTTATAATAGTTATACAAAATGGAACATATTAATTTAGTTGAATCATTCTCCGAGTTCAAAGAATTTAAAAACATCGACAGGGCAACATTAATGCGTATTCTTGAGGAAGTTTTCAGAGGTATGCTGGCGAAAAAATACGGTTCGGCTGATAACTTCGATATTATTGTAAACGTGGATAAGGGAGACCTTGAAATATGGCGTAATCGTACCATCGTTGACGATAATGCAGTAGAAGATTCAAACCAGCAAATTGCATATTCCGAAGCCATTAAAATAGAACCCGATTTTGAAATTGGTGAAGATGTTTCGGAAGAATTCCGTATGGAACATTTTGGTCGTCGTGAAATACTTTCTATCAGACAGAATCTGGCTTCTAAAATTCTTGATCTTGAAAAAGATAATGTTTATAAAAAATATAAAGAACGTATAGGCGAGATCGTTGCAGGCGAAGTTTACCAGGTTTGGAAAAAAGAAATTCTTATTCTTGATGATGAAGGGATTGAACTTTTACTTCCAAAATCAGAACAAATCCCATCCGATTTCTACAGAAAGGGAGATTCATTAAGAGCAGTGGTTTCAAAAGTAGAAATGAAAAATAATACACCGGTAATAATTTTATCGCGTACATCACCCGTATTTCTTGAACGATTATTTGAACAGGAAGTTCCTGAAGTTTTCGACGGACTTATCACAATTAAAAACATTGTAAGAGTTCCCGGCGAAAGAGCTAAAGTTGCCGTAGAATCTTATGATGACAGGATTGACCCTGTTGGTGCATGCGTTGGTATGAAAGGTTCACGTATTCACGGGATAGTACGAGAATTGAAAAACGAAAATATTGATGTTATCAATTATACATCGAATCCTACTTTATATATTCAGCGTGCATTAAGTCCGGCAAAAATTTCATCGATCATAATTCATGATGATACCAAGCGTGCCGATGTTTATCTTAAGCCAGACCAGGTTTCTATGGCAATAGGAAAAGGCGGGTATAATATTAAGCTTGCCGGAAAACTTACAGGTTATGAAATTGATGTATATCGCGATGCAGAGGAAGACATTGAGGATGTTGACTTACAGGAATTCAGCGACGAGATCGATCAGTGGATTATTGATGAACTGAAAAATATCGGATGCGATACAGCAAAAAGTGTTTTAGAAATACCTGTTGAAGAATTGGTTCAAAGAACCGACCTGGAAGAAGAAACCATTAAAGAAGTAATTCGAATATTAAGGTCAGAGTTTGAATAAAAAAATATAATTTTACAGCATAATTCTAGATAATTTTTAAGTTCAGAATTATATAAGGATAAAATATGGTAGATGCACCACAAGGATTGCGATTAAGCAAGATCGCAAAAGAGTTTAACATAGGCATTCAGACAATACTGGATTTCCTTAAAAAGAAAGGATTTACTGTTGATGCAAATCCAAATGCTAAAGTTAACAGCGAAATGTATGAGCTGTTAATTAAAGAATTTCAATCAGAAAAAAGCGCAAAGGAAGAATCCAAGCGGCTGAGCGGAATTGCTTTTGCAAAAAAGGAAACGATCACGATTGATGATGCTAAACCTGTCGTTAAACCTAAAGATGCAGAAAAAGAAGAACTTCTGATTAAGGATTCAAACGTAGCCGGCAAAAAGGAAATCTTTAAACTTGAAAAAGAAGAAACGGAAATTAAAGCCCCTAAAGTATTAGGGAAGATAGATAAAGAAAAACTTGAGCCCAAGCCGAAAACAAAAAAGAAAACTGAACCCGAACCGGAAATTGAAAAAAAGGAAACGGTAAAATCAAAAAGTAAAAAAGAAGAAAAAATTGAAACAAAGGAAGAAGTTGTTGCAGAAAAAGAAGAAATAGTTCCTGTAGAAGAAAAAAAGAAAAAAATTCAAAAAGAAGAAGTTCCTGAAGAAGAGAAAAAAGAAGAAAAGATTGTTGCCCCAGTTGAGCCGGATTCTAAAATAAAAGTTATTGGTAAAATTGATTTGGATTCAATGAATACCAAAACAAAACCAGCAAAGAAAACCAAGAAAGAAAAAGAAGCCGAGAAATTAGCAAAGAAAGAAGAAAAGAAAATAAAGAAACCGATTCAGCCTTTAGAGGAAGAAATAATACCTGTTGAAGAAGTAAAAGAAATAGCTGTTGTTGAAATACCGGAAGAAGAAAAAATTATACCGGAAGAAGAGAAGAAAGAATCTCCTGTAAATTTTATACCAACAGAATTCAGAAAACTTGATGGACCTACTATTCTTGGCAAAATGGAATTACCCACTATAAAAGAACCTATCAAAAAACCTATTATCAATTCGAGTGAAGAGATAAAAAATAAAAAGAAGAAAAGAAAACGTATTAAAAAAGAATTTAAGGTCGACCCTTCTAGAAGTGGTGTAAATAATAATATTGAACATCCCAAACATAAAGAGAAGAAATCACATAAAAAAGAACATTTAAAACCTGTAGTTTCGGAAGATGAAATTGAAAAACAGATAAAAGAAACTTTAGCTCGCCTTAGTGGTACAGGTAAATCGAAAGCATCAAAATACCGCCGCCATAAACGCGATATGGTAAACCAGCAGTTCCAGGAAGAAATGGAACGCATAGAAGAAGAAAAGAAAATCATTAAAGTAACGGAATTTGTTACCGCAAATGAATTAGCTTCCATGTTAAATGTTCCTGTAACGCAGATCATTTCAACATGTATGAACCTGGGGCTTTTTGTATCCATCAACCAGCGCATGGATGCAGAAACCCTTACAATAGTTGCCGATGAATTTGGTTATAAAGTGGAATTTGTTAGCGCTGATGTTCAGGATGCAATTAAAGAAGATAAAGATGATGATGATGAAAACAGGATTTCCCGTGCTCCTATTGTTACAGTTATGGGACACGTTGACCATGGAAAAACATCATTGCTCGATTATATAAGGAAAACAAATGTAATTGCCGGAGAAGCAGGAGGAATTACACAACATATTGGGGCATACGAAGTGAAGCTGGAGAATGGCAGAAAAATTACTTTCCTTGATACTCCCGGCCACGAAGCTTTTACAGCCATGCGTGCACGTGGTGCAAAAATTACCGATATTGTTATTATTGTAGTTGCAGCCGATGATAGTGTAATGCCACAAACCATTGAAGCTATTAATCATGCTTCGGCTGCTGGTGTTCCTATTGTGTTTGCGATCAATAAAATTGATAAACCTAATGCCAATGTTGAAAAAATAAAAGAGCAGCTTGCCAATATGAATTATCTTGTTGAAGATTGGGGAGGAAAATACCAGTCGCAGGAAATATCGGCAAAAAAAGGTGTTAATGTTGACCTGCTTTTAGAAAAAGTTTTACTGGAAGCAGATATGCTCGATCTCAAAGCCAATCCTCAAAGGCTTGCAATGGGTGCGGTAATTGAATCAGCTCTTGATAAAGGACGTGGATATATTGCAAAAGTTCTTGTTCAAAATGGAACATTAAATATCGGCGATATGGTTCTGGCAGGTTATACATGGGGGCGTGTTAAGGCCATGTTTAACGAAAGAAATCAGCCAATTAAAACTGCCGGTCCTTCAGCTCCTGTGCTTTTACTGGGTTTGAATGGTGCTCCGCAAGCAGGTGATAAATTTAATGTAATGACTGATGAGCATGAAGTAAAAAATATTGCAACAAAACGTTTGCAACTTCAGCGTGAACAGGGTTTAAGAACACAGAAACATATTACTCTTGATGAAATAGGCAGACGTATAGCCATTGGTGATTTCAAAGAATTAAATATTATTATTAAAGGTGATGTTGATGGTTCTATTGAAGCTCTTGCTGATGCATTACTAAAACTGTCAACAAACCAGGTGCAGGTTAATGTAATTCATAAATCGGTAGGACAAATTTCTGAATCAGATGTATTGCTTGCTTCGGCATCGAATGCAATTATTATCGGGTTCCAGGTTCGTCCATCTGTAAGTGCACGTAAGCTTGCAGAACAGGAACAGATAGATATTCGTTTATACTCCATTATTTATAACGCCATCAATGAGCTGAAATCAGCTATTGAAGGAATGCACACGCCGGAAATGGAAGAAAAGATTATTTGTAATATTGAAATCAGGGAAGTATTTAAAATTACAAAAGTCGGTAGCGTTGCCGGATGTATGGTTCTTGATGGTAAAGTTACACGTAATACCAAAATACGCCTTATCCGTGATGGTATTGTTGTATACACCGGTGAACTCGGATCACTTAAACGTTTTAAAGATGATGCCAAAGAAGTGAATGCCGGTTATGAATGCGGTTTGAATATTGCGAACTTTAATGATCTTAAAGTAGGCGATATTATTGAAGGTTATGAACAGGTAGAGGTAAAGAAAAAATTATAAGTAAAGAAAAAATTTATAGTTTTAAAAAAAGTTGCCTATGTTAAGGCAGCTTTTTTTATGTGTTATTCAGTATTTTTTATATTTACATTTTTGTAACGGATCAGAGATAAAAAAATATTTCTCGCTGATGAATGCAGATAAAAATCGCTGATAATTAAATATTTATACATACTGATGAGTTACTATTTTTTATACATTCAGTAATACTTTATCTGCAAATATATTAAGAGACTGTTTACGATTTTTTATTTGCGTTTTCCTTTGCATCCTCTTTGCATTCTCTGGGAACCTCTGTGTAGTAAATAAAAATCACACAAAGGTTCACAGAGTTTTCATCAATTTCACGAAACAGAGAACACTTTAGATAGCTTGATTATTATACTTCGGCTGAACGAATTTGCATTATTTTGCAAATTCATTCGCTCAGTATAATTTGAACCTATTCATTTATTTTCACTCTTACACCTTCTGAATGTGTGCTGAATTCGGGCGCGTACATACATTGAATAGTTGTAATTCCATTACTGAAATCACCTTTGTGTGTTACCCACAATGGGTATTCAAAAACATAAGTTCCTTTTGGCAAATAAGAGAAAAAGAAATTAGTTGAAGCATCGCGAGTGCTTTCATAGTAGCCAAGTCCGTCCTGGTATTTATACTGCGAAATAACATTGATGGGTTCAAATCCCGAAGCACGCATGTCTTTCATGTGAACGTA
The Bacteroidales bacterium genome window above contains:
- a CDS encoding FAD-binding and (Fe-S)-binding domain-containing protein, coding for MTLNINFSILQKQLEGDLYTDESARLIYATDASAYREKPLAVTRPKNKEDIKKIIAFAHENKISIIPRTAGTSLAGQVVGGGIVVDVSKYLTGILEINEKEKWVRVQPGVVLDELNKILEPKGLLFGPETSTSSRCMLGGMVGNNSCGAHSLIYGSTRDHLISVDAILSDGSEVKFSEIEKNEFENKCKGNSLESRIYQNIREILSNSENQKEILNQYPDKNLKRRNTGYAIDLLMDCEPFTNGGEKFNFCKLIAGSEGTLAFITEIKLNLVPLPPKEKALVCIHLKSVEESLHANLIALKHNPVSIELMDKAIMDLTKENITQNKNRFFVKGDPGAILIVEFAEEQKEVYLEKAKAMEEEMKATGYGFHFPVVTGSDIKKVWDLRKAGLGVLSNYPGDAKPVSLIEDTAVNPQFLPAYIKDIDAMLARHKLNTVYYAHIATGELHIKPVLNLKDPKDVELFRTVALETAQLVKKYKGSLSGEHGDGRLRGEFIPLMIGEHNYNLLKQIKKTWDPENIFNPGKITDTPKMNTSLRFEKGAKEKEIKTFFDFSHDHGILRAVEKCNGSADCRKSNIIGGTMCPSYMATKDENKSTRARANILREFLTHSQNKNPFSHKEIYEVMDLCLSCKGCKSECPSNVDITKYKAEFLQHYYDEHGVPFRSKMIADITRTNSIGAILPSVFNFFVKNKFFSGVAKSVLGFAPKRSIPTLYKITLRNWFKKFSSERDNNKLKNGKVFLFADEFTNYNDTEIGIKAVELLTRLGYQVELPNHVQSGRTYLSKGLVRKAKEIANKNVELLKDLVNDNSPLIGIEPSGILTFRDEYPELVDENLKEASKKLSKNCLMFDEFIASEYEKGIISKDLFSKEIKSIKLHGHCHQKSLASTEPTKKMLEIPENYKVDEIKSGCCGMAGSFGYEKEHYDVSMKVGELVLFPEIRKTNDEVIIAAPGTSCRHQIKDGTGRKAYHPIEILYDALIN
- the rimP gene encoding ribosome assembly cofactor RimP — its product is MIKEENISKLINGKLSGSDKFLVSVKVNPGNRIVVYIDSDTSVTIDDCAGLSRFIESQYDREAEDYELEVSSAGLSHPLILQRQYKKNIGRKVKTVLKNGTVRKGIIKNVSDNDFELLEENTVKEKNKKIIVENIVSIAFSDVKETKLIINL
- the nusA gene encoding transcription termination factor NusA, whose translation is MEHINLVESFSEFKEFKNIDRATLMRILEEVFRGMLAKKYGSADNFDIIVNVDKGDLEIWRNRTIVDDNAVEDSNQQIAYSEAIKIEPDFEIGEDVSEEFRMEHFGRREILSIRQNLASKILDLEKDNVYKKYKERIGEIVAGEVYQVWKKEILILDDEGIELLLPKSEQIPSDFYRKGDSLRAVVSKVEMKNNTPVIILSRTSPVFLERLFEQEVPEVFDGLITIKNIVRVPGERAKVAVESYDDRIDPVGACVGMKGSRIHGIVRELKNENIDVINYTSNPTLYIQRALSPAKISSIIIHDDTKRADVYLKPDQVSMAIGKGGYNIKLAGKLTGYEIDVYRDAEEDIEDVDLQEFSDEIDQWIIDELKNIGCDTAKSVLEIPVEELVQRTDLEEETIKEVIRILRSEFE
- the infB gene encoding translation initiation factor IF-2; this translates as MVDAPQGLRLSKIAKEFNIGIQTILDFLKKKGFTVDANPNAKVNSEMYELLIKEFQSEKSAKEESKRLSGIAFAKKETITIDDAKPVVKPKDAEKEELLIKDSNVAGKKEIFKLEKEETEIKAPKVLGKIDKEKLEPKPKTKKKTEPEPEIEKKETVKSKSKKEEKIETKEEVVAEKEEIVPVEEKKKKIQKEEVPEEEKKEEKIVAPVEPDSKIKVIGKIDLDSMNTKTKPAKKTKKEKEAEKLAKKEEKKIKKPIQPLEEEIIPVEEVKEIAVVEIPEEEKIIPEEEKKESPVNFIPTEFRKLDGPTILGKMELPTIKEPIKKPIINSSEEIKNKKKKRKRIKKEFKVDPSRSGVNNNIEHPKHKEKKSHKKEHLKPVVSEDEIEKQIKETLARLSGTGKSKASKYRRHKRDMVNQQFQEEMERIEEEKKIIKVTEFVTANELASMLNVPVTQIISTCMNLGLFVSINQRMDAETLTIVADEFGYKVEFVSADVQDAIKEDKDDDDENRISRAPIVTVMGHVDHGKTSLLDYIRKTNVIAGEAGGITQHIGAYEVKLENGRKITFLDTPGHEAFTAMRARGAKITDIVIIVVAADDSVMPQTIEAINHASAAGVPIVFAINKIDKPNANVEKIKEQLANMNYLVEDWGGKYQSQEISAKKGVNVDLLLEKVLLEADMLDLKANPQRLAMGAVIESALDKGRGYIAKVLVQNGTLNIGDMVLAGYTWGRVKAMFNERNQPIKTAGPSAPVLLLGLNGAPQAGDKFNVMTDEHEVKNIATKRLQLQREQGLRTQKHITLDEIGRRIAIGDFKELNIIIKGDVDGSIEALADALLKLSTNQVQVNVIHKSVGQISESDVLLASASNAIIIGFQVRPSVSARKLAEQEQIDIRLYSIIYNAINELKSAIEGMHTPEMEEKIICNIEIREVFKITKVGSVAGCMVLDGKVTRNTKIRLIRDGIVVYTGELGSLKRFKDDAKEVNAGYECGLNIANFNDLKVGDIIEGYEQVEVKKKL